The nucleotide window CGGCGGGCCCGATGTGGCTGCAGCAGCGCCTGAAGGGGCTGCCAGGGCTGCTGTCGAGCAGCTGGGCCCGCCGCCTCCTCTGCCTGCTcggcctcctgctgctgctcctgtggTTCGGGAGCTCCGGAGCACGGAGGGCGGCGGGCGGCCTGCGCTTGCCGTCCTGGTCCCGCAGCGAGCCGGGCGCCGCGGAGCCGTCCGCCTGCCTGGAGGCGGCCACCCGCGCGTGGCGCGGCCTGCGTGATCGCGGCGAGGCGGTGCCGCTGGGCCCCGGGGTGCCAGCCCTGGTTGCCAACGGTTTTCTGGCTCTGGACGCCGCCTCCAATCGGCTGTGGGTGACGCCCGGGGAGCGGGAGCCTGCGGTGGCCCCGGACTTCGTGCCCTTCGTGCAGCTGCGCCCTCTGAATGTGctggctgaggctggagaggcGGTGCTGCTGCTACGGGAGGGTCTGCTGCGCCGAGTGCGCTGCCTGCAGCTGGGGACCCCAGGCTCAGGCCCTGCCGCTGGCGTCGTCGGACCCGCCTCGGCCTCCGGGCTCTCCGCGGGGTCAGGCCGCGACTGCGTGCTACTGCAGGAGGACTTCCTGGCACACCGAGGCCGACCCCATGTCTATCTGCAGCGCATCCAGCTCAGCAATCCCACGGAGCGTGTGGCCGCGTTGCAGACTGTGGGGCCCACCGCGGGCCCCCCTGCCAAGTCCTtcaccagcactctggagaaggtcGGGGATCATCAGTTTCTCCTCTCCTCGGGCCACTCCTCAGTCAGTCCATCGGGGCCAGTGCACCTGGTCGTCGTGGCCTCTAAGAAGTTAGTGAACCGGCTCCAGGTGGCTCCCAAGACCCAGCTGGATGAGACGGTGCTgtgggtggtgcatgtctctgGTCCCATCCACCCTCAGGTACTCAAAAGCAAAGGAACCAAGGAGCTCAAGGCGCTGCAGGACTTGGCAAGGAAGGAAATGCTGGAGCTGTTGGAGATGCCAGCCTCGGAGCTGCTTCAGGATCACCAGCACCTCTGGGCCCAGCTGTTCAGCCCAGGTGAGGCCTTGGTGGGGGCACGGTGCCGTCTCCACTTGCACCAGTATCCCTGTGGTCCACGTTAGAGACATTCTCCGTGCCCGGCAGCGCTCACACTGAGGGTTGGAACTTGGGCTTGATGTGAAAGGGTTGAATCGCTCTTGACCACTTTGAAGCTGTATGACCTC belongs to Microtus pennsylvanicus isolate mMicPen1 chromosome 13, mMicPen1.hap1, whole genome shotgun sequence and includes:
- the Kiaa2013 gene encoding uncharacterized protein KIAA2013 homolog, encoding MWLQQRLKGLPGLLSSSWARRLLCLLGLLLLLLWFGSSGARRAAGGLRLPSWSRSEPGAAEPSACLEAATRAWRGLRDRGEAVPLGPGVPALVANGFLALDAASNRLWVTPGEREPAVAPDFVPFVQLRPLNVLAEAGEAVLLLREGLLRRVRCLQLGTPGSGPAAGVVGPASASGLSAGSGRDCVLLQEDFLAHRGRPHVYLQRIQLSNPTERVAALQTVGPTAGPPAKSFTSTLEKVGDHQFLLSSGHSSVSPSGPVHLVVVASKKLVNRLQVAPKTQLDETVLWVVHVSGPIHPQVLKSKGTKELKALQDLARKEMLELLEMPASELLQDHQHLWAQLFSPGVEMKKITDAHTPSGLTVNLTLYYMLSCSPAPLLSPSLSHRERDQMEATLNYEDHCFSGHATMHAENLWPGQLSSVQQILQLADLWKLTLQKRGCKGLVKVGAPGILQGMVLSFGGLQFTENHLQFQADPEVLHNSYALRGIRYKNDHINLAVLVDAEGKPYLHVSVESRGQPVKIYACEAGCLHDPVELTSEPGGHTFSVMVTQPITPLLYVSTDLTHLQDLRHTLHLKAILAHDEHMAQQDPGLPFLFWFSVASLITLFHLFLFKLIYNEYCGPGAKPLFRSKEDPSV